The proteins below are encoded in one region of Pseudonocardia sp. DSM 110487:
- a CDS encoding NADH-quinone oxidoreductase subunit G, whose product MTIAPEEKKEARPVPEGHVRLTIDGIEVDAPKGEILIRTCERLGIIVPRFCDHPLLDPAGACRQCLVEVEMGGRPMPKPQASCTMTVADGMVVKTQHSSPVAKKAQEGVMELLLINHPLDCPICDKGGECPLQNQAMSTGRTDSRFVDTKRTFPKPLPISTQVLLDRERCVLCQRCTRFSEEIAGDPFIDLLERGAEQQIGVAEDKPFQSYFSGNTIQICPVGALTSAAYRFRSRPFDLVSTPGVDEHTASGAAIRIDTRRGTVMRRLAGNDPEVNEEWIDDKSRFGFRYLKSKGRITRPLVRGADGQLAESSWTEALRVAAEGLLAARDGGIGVLAGGRLTVEDAYAYAKFARVAAGTNDVDFRARVNSAEELEFLASHVVGKGPETLSYTRLEAAPAVLCVALEPEEEAPVVYLRLRKAARKHGQRVFHLGQWTTPAVERTSLATGAASPAAKDNLIPAVPGAEAAVLADLPEHVVEALRGGGVILVGERGAEVSGLYSAVAALGERTGAAIGWVPRRAGDRGALDAGAVPTLLPGGRPVADAAARAEVEQAWGLQSGALPATPGRDTDEILTAAAAGELAALVVGGVDPYDLADPAAALAALRDVGFLVSLELHESAVTELADVVLPVAPDAQRAGSYVNWEGRRRGFGPALDASGVLPDCRVLDTLAVEMDVDMFTQTPAAAAGELDRLGRWAGPAPAAPAVPAGEPLRPGFGQAVLGSWRQLLDGSTLTTDEPALAGTARPAYVRINAATAEVLGLTEGQPATVRTDRGEITLPVALADLPDGVVWLPGNSGDSRVRTILGAGHGDLVGVTA is encoded by the coding sequence ATGACGATCGCCCCCGAAGAGAAGAAGGAGGCGCGGCCCGTCCCCGAGGGCCACGTCCGCCTCACGATCGACGGGATCGAGGTCGACGCCCCCAAGGGCGAGATCCTGATCCGCACGTGCGAGCGGCTCGGGATCATCGTGCCGCGGTTCTGCGACCACCCGCTGCTCGACCCGGCAGGCGCCTGCCGCCAGTGCCTCGTCGAGGTGGAGATGGGCGGCCGGCCGATGCCGAAGCCGCAGGCCAGCTGCACCATGACGGTGGCGGACGGCATGGTCGTCAAGACCCAGCACTCCTCCCCGGTGGCCAAGAAGGCCCAGGAGGGGGTGATGGAGCTGCTGCTCATCAACCACCCGCTCGACTGCCCGATCTGCGACAAGGGCGGCGAGTGCCCCCTGCAGAACCAGGCGATGAGCACCGGGCGCACCGACTCCCGGTTCGTCGACACGAAGCGGACGTTCCCGAAGCCGCTCCCGATCTCCACCCAGGTGCTGCTGGACCGGGAACGCTGCGTGCTGTGCCAGCGCTGCACCCGGTTCTCCGAGGAGATCGCGGGCGACCCGTTCATCGACCTCCTCGAGCGCGGCGCCGAGCAGCAGATCGGCGTGGCGGAGGACAAGCCGTTCCAGAGCTACTTCTCCGGGAACACGATCCAGATCTGCCCGGTGGGTGCGCTCACCAGCGCGGCGTACCGGTTCCGCTCCCGCCCGTTCGACCTCGTCTCGACGCCCGGCGTCGACGAGCACACCGCGAGCGGCGCCGCCATCCGCATCGACACCCGCCGCGGCACCGTGATGCGGCGCCTTGCGGGCAACGACCCCGAGGTCAACGAGGAGTGGATCGACGACAAGAGCCGGTTCGGGTTCCGGTACCTGAAGTCGAAGGGCCGCATCACCCGCCCGCTCGTCCGCGGCGCCGACGGACAGCTGGCCGAGTCGTCGTGGACCGAGGCGCTCCGCGTCGCGGCCGAGGGCCTGCTGGCCGCCCGTGACGGTGGGATCGGCGTGCTGGCCGGGGGCAGGCTCACCGTCGAGGACGCCTACGCGTACGCCAAGTTCGCACGCGTCGCCGCCGGCACCAACGACGTCGACTTCCGGGCGCGGGTGAACTCCGCCGAGGAGCTGGAGTTCCTGGCCTCGCACGTGGTCGGCAAGGGCCCCGAGACCCTCAGCTACACGCGCCTCGAGGCCGCGCCCGCCGTGCTCTGCGTCGCGCTGGAGCCGGAGGAGGAGGCGCCGGTCGTCTACCTGCGACTGCGCAAGGCGGCCCGCAAGCACGGCCAGCGCGTCTTCCACCTCGGCCAGTGGACCACGCCCGCGGTCGAGCGCACCTCGCTCGCGACCGGCGCGGCCTCACCGGCCGCGAAGGACAACCTGATCCCGGCCGTGCCGGGCGCCGAGGCCGCCGTGCTGGCCGACCTGCCCGAGCACGTCGTCGAGGCGCTGCGTGGCGGGGGTGTCATCCTCGTCGGCGAGCGTGGCGCCGAGGTGTCGGGGCTGTACTCCGCGGTGGCCGCTCTCGGCGAGCGCACCGGCGCGGCGATCGGCTGGGTGCCGCGTCGCGCGGGCGACCGCGGTGCCCTCGACGCGGGCGCAGTGCCCACGCTGCTGCCCGGCGGCCGCCCGGTGGCCGACGCCGCCGCCCGCGCCGAGGTCGAGCAGGCATGGGGCCTGCAATCCGGCGCTCTCCCGGCCACCCCGGGCCGCGACACCGACGAGATCCTCACCGCCGCCGCCGCCGGCGAGCTGGCGGCGCTGGTCGTCGGAGGGGTCGACCCGTACGACCTCGCCGACCCGGCCGCCGCACTGGCCGCCCTGCGCGACGTCGGGTTCCTCGTGAGCCTCGAGCTGCACGAGTCGGCCGTCACGGAGCTGGCCGACGTGGTGCTGCCGGTGGCCCCCGACGCCCAGCGCGCGGGGAGCTACGTCAACTGGGAGGGGCGGCGCCGCGGGTTCGGCCCCGCTCTCGACGCGAGCGGCGTGCTCCCGGACTGCCGGGTGCTCGACACCCTCGCCGTCGAGATGGACGTCGACATGTTCACCCAGACTCCGGCGGCCGCCGCAGGCGAGCTCGACCGGCTCGGCCGCTGGGCGGGGCCCGCCCCGGCCGCTCCCGCGGTCCCGGCAGGCGAGCCGCTTCGCCCCGGGTTCGGGCAGGCCGTGCTCGGCAGCTGGCGCCAGCTGCTCGACGGCTCGACCCTCACGACCGACGAGCCTGCGCTGGCCGGCACCGCGCGCCCGGCGTACGTCCGGATCAACGCCGCCACGGCGGAGGTGCTCGGGCTGACCGAGGGGCAGCCGGCCACGGTGCGCACCGACCGCGGCGAGATCACGCTCCCGGTTGCGCTGGCCGACCTGCCCGACGGCGTGGTGTGGCTGCCGGGCAACTCGGGTGACTCCCGCGTCCGCACGATCCTCGGTGCCGGGCACGGCGACCTGGTGGGGGTGACGGCGTGA
- the nuoF gene encoding NADH-quinone oxidoreductase subunit NuoF, which yields MVDQLTPVLTRRWQSPRSWSIDTYEQLEGYQALRHALTAQPDQLIQLVKDSGLRGRGGAGFPTGLKWSFIPQGPTGAGAKPKYLVVNADEGEPGTCKDIPTMMADPHSLIEGCIITCFAIRANFCAIYVRGEALHCIRRVRRAVEEARAAGYLGTDILGSGFDLEIVVHAGAGAYICGEETALLDSLEGRRGQPRLKPPFPATSGLYASPTVVNNVETIASVPAIVMGGSDWFRSMGSEKSPGPKIYSVSGHVERPGQYEAPLGITLRQLLELAGGMKDGIPLKFWTPGGSSTPIFTAEHLDVPLDFEGAAAAGSMLGTTAVQVFNETVSVPWAVMKWTEFYKHESCGKCTPCREGTFWLVQILERMVHGEGTEADVETMLDICDNILGRSFCALGDGATSPITSAIKYFRQEFLDLIAEQPAVQRPEQLDDLVGAQA from the coding sequence ATGGTGGATCAACTCACGCCGGTGCTCACGAGGCGCTGGCAGTCGCCCCGCTCGTGGTCGATCGACACCTACGAGCAGCTGGAGGGCTACCAGGCCCTGCGGCACGCGCTCACGGCCCAACCGGACCAGCTCATCCAGCTGGTGAAGGACTCCGGCCTGCGCGGTCGTGGCGGTGCGGGCTTCCCCACCGGCCTGAAGTGGAGCTTCATCCCGCAGGGGCCCACCGGCGCGGGGGCCAAGCCCAAGTACCTCGTGGTGAACGCCGACGAGGGAGAGCCGGGCACCTGCAAGGACATCCCGACGATGATGGCCGACCCGCACTCGCTCATCGAGGGTTGCATCATCACGTGCTTCGCGATCCGCGCGAACTTCTGCGCGATCTACGTGCGGGGCGAGGCGCTGCACTGCATCCGGCGCGTGCGCCGGGCGGTGGAGGAGGCCCGCGCCGCGGGCTACCTCGGCACCGACATCCTCGGCTCGGGCTTCGACCTGGAGATCGTGGTGCACGCCGGCGCGGGCGCCTACATCTGCGGTGAGGAGACGGCGCTGCTCGACTCGCTGGAGGGACGTCGGGGCCAACCTCGCCTCAAGCCTCCCTTCCCTGCCACGTCGGGGCTCTACGCCTCGCCGACAGTGGTGAACAACGTCGAGACCATCGCCTCGGTTCCCGCCATCGTGATGGGTGGCAGCGACTGGTTCCGGTCGATGGGCTCGGAGAAGAGCCCCGGCCCGAAGATCTACTCGGTGTCCGGCCACGTCGAGCGGCCCGGCCAGTACGAGGCGCCACTCGGCATCACGCTCCGGCAGCTGCTGGAGCTTGCGGGCGGCATGAAGGACGGCATCCCGCTCAAGTTCTGGACCCCGGGCGGCTCGTCCACCCCGATCTTCACGGCGGAGCACCTGGACGTCCCGCTCGACTTCGAGGGCGCCGCCGCGGCCGGCTCGATGCTGGGCACGACGGCCGTGCAGGTCTTCAACGAGACCGTGTCGGTGCCGTGGGCGGTCATGAAGTGGACCGAGTTCTACAAGCACGAGTCGTGCGGGAAGTGCACGCCGTGCCGCGAGGGCACGTTCTGGTTGGTGCAGATCCTGGAGCGGATGGTGCACGGCGAGGGCACAGAGGCCGACGTCGAGACGATGCTCGACATCTGCGACAACATCCTCGGCCGCTCGTTCTGCGCCCTCGGTGACGGGGCGACGAGCCCCATCACGAGCGCCATCAAGTACTTCCGCCAGGAGTTCCTCGACCTCATCGCGGAGCAGCCCGCGGTGCAGCGCCCGGAGCAGCTGGACGATCTGGTTGGAGCCCAGGCATGA
- the nuoE gene encoding NADH-quinone oxidoreductase subunit NuoE: protein MTLPEGTPESFGPITGPEEVVFESVVEDAGPVVEKFDELTRQRTKEIIERYPQSRSALLPLLHLVQSVEGHVSQDGIRYCADALELSTAEVSAVATFYTMYKRTPCGEHLVSVCTNTLCAALGGDDIYKRLEERLGVGHEETAGEPGTTGSITLEHAECLAACDLAPVLQVNYEYYDNQTPESAEELVDALRRGEKPHPTRGAPLTDFRTVELELAGIFPDLAASVEGPSVAPESVRGARLASERGWTAPSMPDNPPAFPALPEKKN, encoded by the coding sequence GTGACATTGCCTGAAGGCACGCCGGAGTCCTTCGGTCCGATCACGGGGCCGGAGGAGGTGGTGTTCGAGTCCGTCGTCGAGGACGCCGGCCCGGTCGTCGAGAAGTTCGACGAGCTCACGCGCCAGCGCACCAAGGAGATCATCGAGCGCTACCCGCAGTCGCGGTCGGCGCTGCTGCCGCTGCTGCACCTCGTGCAGTCGGTGGAGGGCCACGTCAGCCAGGACGGCATCCGCTACTGCGCCGACGCGCTGGAGCTGTCCACGGCCGAGGTCTCGGCGGTGGCCACCTTCTACACGATGTACAAGCGCACCCCGTGCGGCGAGCACCTGGTGAGCGTCTGCACCAACACGCTGTGCGCGGCGCTCGGCGGCGACGACATCTACAAGCGGCTCGAGGAGCGGCTCGGCGTCGGCCACGAGGAGACCGCGGGTGAGCCCGGCACCACGGGCTCGATCACGCTGGAGCACGCCGAGTGCCTCGCCGCCTGCGACCTCGCGCCGGTGCTGCAGGTCAACTACGAGTACTACGACAACCAGACGCCGGAGTCGGCCGAAGAGCTGGTGGACGCGCTGCGGCGCGGCGAGAAGCCGCACCCCACCCGCGGTGCCCCGCTCACCGACTTCCGCACGGTGGAGCTGGAGCTCGCCGGGATCTTCCCGGACCTGGCCGCGAGCGTGGAGGGGCCTTCGGTGGCGCCGGAGTCGGTGCGCGGCGCGCGCCTCGCCTCCGAGCGCGGCTGGACCGCCCCCTCGATGCCCGACAACCCGCCCGCGTTCCCTGCGCTGCCGGAGAAGAAGAACTGA
- a CDS encoding NADH-quinone oxidoreductase subunit D, with translation MSSDTFDAYAPERETTEGKVYTVTGGDWDTLLDEEHDDRIVINMGPQHPSTHGVLRLVLELEGETVQQARSVIGYLHTGIEKNCEYRNWTQGVTFVTRMDYLAPIFNEVGYCLAVEKLLGVEVPRRAQVARVLLMEINRIGSHLVALATGGMELGALTGMTAGFREREEVLHLLEFLTGLRMNHAFVRPGGLAQDLPDGWEERVAEFIAVMRKRLPDYDRLLTVQPIWRQRMENVGYLPVDGCLALGATGPILRAAGLPWDMRKVEPYCGYEEYDFEVPVATEADCYARFRLRVAEIHESLKIIEQAAAKMEPGPVMIADRKIAWPAQLSVASDGMGNSLEHVRKIMGQSMESLIHHFKLVTEGFSVPAGQVYTAVESPRGELGYHLVSDGGTRPVRVHVRDPSFVNLQTMPAMSEGGMVADVIAAVASIDPVMGGVDR, from the coding sequence ATGAGCAGCGACACCTTCGATGCGTATGCCCCCGAGCGGGAGACCACCGAGGGCAAGGTCTACACGGTCACCGGCGGCGACTGGGACACGCTCCTCGACGAGGAGCACGACGACCGCATCGTCATCAACATGGGCCCGCAGCACCCGTCCACGCACGGCGTGCTGCGGCTGGTGCTGGAGCTCGAGGGCGAGACGGTGCAGCAGGCCCGGTCGGTGATCGGCTACCTGCACACCGGCATCGAGAAGAACTGCGAGTACCGCAACTGGACCCAGGGCGTCACGTTCGTGACGCGCATGGACTACCTCGCGCCGATCTTCAACGAGGTCGGCTACTGCCTCGCCGTCGAGAAGCTGCTCGGGGTGGAGGTGCCGCGCCGGGCGCAGGTGGCGCGCGTGCTGCTGATGGAGATCAACCGCATCGGCTCGCACCTCGTGGCGCTCGCCACCGGCGGCATGGAACTCGGCGCGCTCACCGGGATGACCGCCGGGTTCCGCGAGCGCGAGGAGGTGCTGCACCTGCTGGAATTTCTCACCGGATTGCGCATGAACCACGCGTTCGTCCGCCCCGGCGGGCTGGCCCAGGACCTCCCGGACGGCTGGGAGGAGCGGGTCGCCGAGTTCATCGCGGTCATGCGGAAGCGGCTGCCGGACTACGACCGGCTGCTCACCGTCCAGCCGATCTGGCGCCAGCGCATGGAGAACGTCGGCTACCTGCCGGTGGACGGATGCCTCGCGCTCGGCGCCACCGGGCCGATCCTGCGCGCGGCCGGCCTGCCGTGGGACATGCGCAAGGTCGAGCCGTACTGCGGCTACGAGGAGTACGACTTCGAGGTCCCGGTGGCCACCGAGGCCGACTGCTACGCCCGCTTCCGGCTGCGTGTCGCGGAGATCCACGAGTCCCTCAAGATCATCGAACAGGCTGCGGCGAAGATGGAGCCGGGCCCTGTGATGATCGCCGACCGCAAGATCGCCTGGCCTGCACAGCTGTCGGTGGCGTCCGACGGGATGGGCAACAGCCTCGAGCACGTCCGCAAGATCATGGGTCAGTCGATGGAGTCGCTGATCCACCACTTCAAGCTGGTCACAGAGGGCTTCTCGGTGCCGGCGGGCCAGGTGTACACGGCGGTCGAGTCGCCGCGCGGCGAGCTGGGCTACCACCTGGTGTCCGACGGTGGCACGAGGCCGGTGCGCGTCCACGTGCGGGACCCCAGCTTCGTGAACCTGCAGACGATGCCGGCGATGAGCGAGGGCGGCATGGTCGCGGACGTGATCGCGGCCGTCGCCTCGATCGACCCCGTCATGGGAGGTGTGGACAGGTGA
- a CDS encoding NADH-quinone oxidoreductase subunit C codes for MADTNSADENNTGTPGSSAERKGADEAELRARGAEEATAGEVEQAGGDGTPEGGTRIGPTRERRGMFGVSGSGDTSGFGGLRLPAYVPAPAERPFGGWFDDFADEFGEALAERGVSGGAVQQITIDRGEITFYVRRESILDICRTLRDEDSLRFELCSSVSGVDYGADVPQRLHVVYHLTSMTYRRRVRLEVSVDVDDPHVPSVVEVYPTADWHERETWDMFGIVFDGHPALTRILMPDDWDGHPQRKDYPLGGIPVEYKGAEIPPPDERRSYT; via the coding sequence ATGGCTGACACGAACAGCGCCGACGAGAACAACACCGGCACCCCCGGCTCCTCCGCCGAGCGGAAGGGCGCCGACGAGGCCGAGCTGCGGGCCCGCGGGGCCGAGGAGGCCACGGCGGGCGAGGTCGAGCAGGCAGGCGGGGACGGCACGCCGGAGGGCGGCACCCGCATCGGGCCAACCCGCGAGCGGCGCGGCATGTTCGGCGTCTCCGGCTCGGGCGACACCTCGGGCTTCGGCGGCCTGCGGCTGCCGGCCTACGTGCCCGCGCCTGCCGAGCGTCCCTTCGGCGGCTGGTTCGACGACTTCGCCGACGAGTTCGGCGAGGCGCTCGCCGAGCGCGGCGTCTCGGGCGGCGCCGTGCAGCAGATCACGATCGACCGCGGCGAGATCACCTTCTACGTGCGCCGGGAGTCGATCCTCGACATCTGCCGCACGCTGCGCGACGAGGACAGCCTGCGGTTCGAGCTGTGCTCCTCGGTCTCCGGCGTCGACTACGGGGCGGACGTGCCGCAGCGGCTGCACGTTGTCTACCACCTCACGTCGATGACCTACCGCCGCCGCGTCCGCCTCGAGGTGTCGGTCGACGTCGACGACCCGCACGTGCCGAGCGTCGTCGAGGTCTACCCGACGGCCGACTGGCACGAGCGCGAGACGTGGGACATGTTCGGCATCGTCTTCGACGGCCACCCGGCCCTGACCCGGATCCTCATGCCGGACGACTGGGACGGCCACCCGCAGCGCAAGGACTACCCGCTCGGCGGGATCCCCGTGGAGTACAAGGGCGCGGAGATCCCGCCGCCGGACGAGCGGAGGTCGTACACGTGA
- a CDS encoding NADH-quinone oxidoreductase subunit B family protein, with the protein MGLEEHLPSGVLLTSVEKLVNWTRKSSLWPATFGLACCAIEMMTTGAPRYDLARFGMEVFRASPRQADLMIVAGRVSNKMAPVLRQIYDQMPEPRWVLAMGVCASSGGMFNNYAIVQGVDHVVPVDMYLPGCPPRPEMLMDAILKIHAKIMDEPLGSRRAAELAASGHKTELVPSSIKFAKKK; encoded by the coding sequence ATGGGTCTCGAAGAGCACCTGCCAAGCGGCGTACTGCTGACCAGCGTCGAGAAGCTGGTCAACTGGACGCGGAAGTCGTCGCTGTGGCCCGCGACGTTCGGGCTCGCCTGTTGCGCCATCGAGATGATGACCACCGGCGCGCCCCGCTACGACCTCGCCCGTTTCGGCATGGAGGTCTTCCGCGCCTCGCCGCGCCAGGCCGACCTGATGATCGTCGCCGGCCGGGTGAGCAACAAGATGGCCCCGGTCCTGCGTCAGATCTACGACCAGATGCCGGAGCCCCGCTGGGTGCTCGCGATGGGCGTCTGCGCGTCATCGGGCGGCATGTTCAACAACTACGCGATCGTCCAGGGCGTCGATCACGTCGTTCCCGTCGACATGTACCTGCCGGGATGCCCGCCGCGCCCCGAGATGCTGATGGACGCGATCCTCAAGATCCACGCCAAGATCATGGACGAGCCGCTCGGGTCGCGGCGGGCGGCGGAGCTGGCCGCGAGCGGCCACAAGACGGAGCTGGTGCCGTCGTCGATCAAGTTCGCGAAGAAGAAGTGA
- a CDS encoding NADH-quinone oxidoreductase subunit A, translated as MLDPYLPLVLLFALAGAFALFSVTAAPYVGPRRYNRAKLDAYECGIEPSPQPVVGGGRMPVAYYLTAMLFILFDIEMVFLYPFAVSADALGLFGLVEIVLFIVTVGFAYVYVWRRGGLDWN; from the coding sequence ATGCTCGACCCCTACCTCCCGCTGGTGCTGTTGTTCGCCCTGGCAGGTGCGTTCGCCCTGTTCTCGGTGACGGCGGCGCCGTACGTCGGCCCGCGCCGCTACAACCGCGCCAAGCTCGACGCCTACGAGTGCGGTATCGAGCCGTCACCCCAGCCCGTCGTGGGTGGTGGCCGGATGCCGGTCGCCTACTACCTCACGGCGATGCTGTTCATCCTGTTCGACATCGAGATGGTCTTCCTCTACCCGTTCGCGGTGAGTGCCGACGCACTCGGCCTGTTCGGGCTGGTGGAGATCGTGCTGTTCATCGTCACGGTCGGGTTCGCGTACGTCTACGTGTGGCGGCGCGGCGGGCTGGATTGGAACTGA
- a CDS encoding geranylgeranyl reductase family protein: MAAPEPTTSDADVIVVGAGPAGSTAAAYLARAGLDVLLLEKSTFPRPKVCGDGFTPRGMKQLIDLGIDCSEANGWLHNKGLRVVGGGVTLELDWPTLANFPNFGAVRPRQDFDELLVRHAEKLGARLHEDTTVTEAITDERTGRVVGVTGTVGKGKEKRPVTFRAPITLACDGVSARLALSLGMVKREDRPMGVAVRRYYNSPRTHDDFLESHLELWDRSDAKDPKLLPGYGWIFGMGDGTSNVGLGILSTSKAYGKTDYRALLKSWLDGTPEEWGYRDENAVGTVGGAALPMGFNRVPHYRPGILLVGDAGGMVNPFNGEGIAYAMESAAIAARCTVQAHARSGASAEAALAGYPTAMSQALGSYYRIGNVFSKLIGNPTIMGMATKYGLPRTTLMRFILKLLANLYDPREGAVSDRVITAMTRLTPSL, translated from the coding sequence ATGGCCGCGCCCGAACCCACCACATCGGACGCCGACGTGATCGTCGTCGGCGCGGGTCCCGCGGGATCCACAGCCGCCGCGTACCTCGCAAGAGCGGGACTCGACGTCCTGCTGCTGGAGAAGTCGACGTTCCCACGTCCGAAGGTGTGCGGCGACGGCTTCACGCCGCGCGGCATGAAGCAGCTCATCGACCTCGGGATCGACTGCTCAGAGGCCAACGGCTGGCTGCACAACAAGGGCCTGCGGGTCGTGGGCGGCGGCGTCACCCTCGAGCTCGACTGGCCGACCCTCGCGAACTTCCCGAACTTCGGCGCCGTGCGGCCCCGCCAGGACTTCGACGAGCTGCTCGTGCGCCACGCCGAGAAGCTCGGGGCCCGGCTGCACGAGGACACCACGGTCACCGAAGCGATCACCGACGAGCGCACCGGACGGGTCGTCGGCGTCACCGGCACCGTCGGGAAGGGCAAGGAGAAGCGGCCGGTCACCTTCCGCGCGCCGATCACGCTGGCGTGCGACGGGGTGTCGGCCCGCCTCGCGTTGAGCCTCGGGATGGTCAAGCGCGAGGACCGCCCGATGGGCGTGGCCGTGCGCCGCTACTACAACTCCCCGCGCACGCACGACGACTTCCTCGAGAGCCACCTCGAGCTGTGGGACCGCTCCGACGCGAAGGACCCCAAGCTGCTGCCCGGATACGGATGGATCTTCGGGATGGGCGACGGCACCTCGAACGTGGGGCTCGGGATCCTGTCCACATCGAAGGCCTACGGCAAGACCGACTACCGCGCGCTGCTCAAGTCGTGGCTGGACGGCACTCCGGAGGAATGGGGTTATCGCGACGAGAACGCGGTGGGCACCGTCGGCGGCGCCGCGCTGCCGATGGGGTTCAACCGTGTGCCGCACTACCGGCCCGGCATCCTGCTGGTCGGCGACGCGGGCGGCATGGTCAACCCGTTCAACGGGGAGGGCATCGCGTACGCGATGGAGTCGGCCGCCATCGCGGCTCGCTGCACGGTGCAGGCGCACGCGCGCTCCGGCGCGTCCGCCGAGGCGGCGCTCGCCGGGTACCCCACGGCGATGAGCCAGGCGCTGGGCAGCTACTACCGCATCGGCAACGTGTTCTCGAAGCTCATCGGAAACCCGACGATCATGGGAATGGCCACGAAGTACGGACTTCCCCGCACCACGCTCATGCGCTTCATCCTGAAGCTGCTCGCCAACCTGTACGACCCGAGGGAAGGCGCGGTCAGCGACCGCGTGATCACCGCGATGACCAGGCTCACACCGAGCTTGTAG
- a CDS encoding demethylmenaquinone methyltransferase — protein sequence MSRADLDKDPHDVAAMFDGVARRYDLTNTVLTAGQDRRWRRLTREALGLRPGERVLDLAAGTAVSTVELRLSGAWCVAADFSLGMLQAGAHRPVPKVAADALHLPFRDGSFDAVTISFGLRNVADPDVALAELARVTRPGGRLVVCEFGRPTAAPFRVAYYAGLEHVLPAIARRVSSNPDAYAYLGESIRDWPAQPELARRIGKAGWADVGWRNLAFGAVALHRAVRP from the coding sequence ATGAGCAGGGCCGACCTGGACAAGGACCCGCACGACGTCGCCGCGATGTTCGACGGCGTCGCGCGCCGCTATGACCTGACCAACACGGTGCTCACCGCGGGTCAGGACCGGCGGTGGCGCCGGCTCACCCGCGAGGCGCTCGGGCTGCGGCCGGGGGAGCGGGTGCTCGACCTCGCCGCGGGCACGGCCGTCTCGACGGTGGAGCTGAGGCTGTCGGGCGCCTGGTGTGTGGCGGCCGACTTCTCCCTCGGGATGCTGCAGGCAGGCGCCCACCGCCCCGTGCCGAAGGTGGCGGCCGACGCGCTGCACCTGCCGTTCCGCGACGGCTCGTTCGACGCGGTCACGATCTCGTTCGGGCTGCGCAACGTCGCCGACCCCGACGTCGCGCTCGCCGAGCTCGCGCGCGTCACACGACCGGGCGGGCGACTGGTGGTGTGTGAGTTCGGCCGTCCGACGGCCGCGCCGTTCCGGGTCGCCTACTACGCGGGGCTGGAGCACGTGCTGCCCGCGATCGCGCGGCGGGTGTCGAGCAACCCGGATGCCTACGCGTACCTGGGCGAGTCGATCCGGGACTGGCCCGCCCAGCCGGAGCTGGCCCGCCGCATCGGGAAGGCCGGCTGGGCCGACGTCGGCTGGCGCAATCTCGCCTTCGGGGCCGTCGCACTACATCGAGCTGTCCGTCCCTGA
- a CDS encoding LLM class flavin-dependent oxidoreductase: MTTMRSALWLPIFDALADPLAVARLAAEAEEAGWDGVFVWDHVSWRAPVEAVADPWTTLAAIASATERIRLGPMVTPLARRRPVVVARTTATLDQLSGGRLTLGVGLGSDRFGNEYSATGEELDERVRARMLDESLAVLTAAWSGEPVHHHGEHYTVDGIRFLPRPVQRPGVPVWAAGFPGKRAPLRRAARYDGFFPVNLQHPDEVAGIAAELAELRRRDTPFDIAVGLPPGTDPAPYARAGATWSLVEFDPDALSLDEVRGVVRDGPGR; the protein is encoded by the coding sequence ATGACCACGATGCGGAGCGCGCTCTGGCTCCCGATCTTCGACGCGCTCGCCGACCCGCTCGCCGTCGCCCGGCTCGCCGCCGAAGCGGAGGAAGCCGGCTGGGACGGCGTCTTCGTGTGGGACCACGTCTCGTGGCGCGCGCCGGTCGAGGCGGTCGCCGACCCGTGGACCACACTCGCAGCCATCGCCTCCGCGACCGAGCGCATCCGGCTGGGCCCGATGGTCACCCCGCTCGCCCGCCGCAGACCCGTCGTGGTGGCCCGCACCACCGCCACGCTGGACCAGCTCAGCGGCGGCAGGCTCACACTCGGTGTCGGGCTCGGCAGTGACCGGTTCGGCAACGAGTACTCCGCGACGGGTGAGGAGCTCGACGAGCGTGTGCGCGCCCGGATGCTCGACGAGTCGCTTGCCGTCCTCACCGCCGCCTGGTCGGGCGAGCCGGTGCACCACCACGGCGAGCACTACACCGTCGACGGGATCCGGTTCCTGCCGCGCCCGGTGCAACGCCCCGGCGTGCCGGTCTGGGCGGCGGGATTCCCCGGCAAGCGGGCGCCATTGCGGCGCGCGGCGCGGTACGACGGGTTCTTCCCCGTCAACCTGCAGCACCCGGACGAGGTCGCCGGGATCGCCGCCGAGCTCGCGGAGCTGCGCCGGCGGGACACCCCGTTCGACATCGCCGTTGGCCTGCCTCCCGGCACCGACCCCGCGCCATACGCCCGCGCGGGCGCCACGTGGTCGCTGGTGGAGTTCGATCCCGACGCGCTCTCGCTCGACGAGGTCCGCGGCGTGGTCAGGGACGGGCCGGGGCGCTAG